From one Candidatus Nitrosocosmicus arcticus genomic stretch:
- a CDS encoding ThiF family adenylyltransferase: MTTIEFVVPSVLNKGAGEKKMSIDASTLDEAFNIVSGIMGDDFKRRVIDINGKPKALINIYINGKNMRFNNAGMGSVLKEGDSIYILPAVAGGAEITNQDMLRYSRQIMLEEIGYIGMEKLKDTKICVVGAGGIGNPVLAQLVGMGIGEIRIVDRDVIEISNLHRQHLYTDADIGKVKVEAALERLQKMNPSVKIEAIPISVTKFTAEKIIKGYDIVIDALDSIDARYALNDACLRLGIPFIYAGALGMVGSVCTILPHQSACLRCIFPELSEDEMPTCSTEGVHPSILYLVSGIQVSEAVKIAIGQQPSLVNKLLYVDLNDLVFDKIQMNRHDECPSCGLHVEQKDIKIPSIMVEELCGRDRGKRTYTVTPAQITNEVDLSNILKIAESNGYILKSKGNLGVTVSFQNQLLISFLTSGAATIVGAKSEEEALSIYSTFTEELKPIS, encoded by the coding sequence TTGACCACAATAGAATTTGTTGTTCCATCAGTTTTAAACAAAGGCGCAGGAGAAAAAAAAATGTCTATTGATGCTTCAACTTTAGATGAAGCATTCAACATTGTATCCGGTATTATGGGTGATGATTTTAAACGTAGAGTTATAGACATTAATGGAAAGCCTAAAGCATTAATTAATATTTATATCAATGGAAAAAATATGCGTTTTAACAATGCAGGGATGGGTTCAGTTTTGAAAGAAGGCGATTCTATTTATATTCTACCCGCAGTTGCCGGTGGAGCTGAAATAACCAATCAAGATATGTTGAGATATTCGAGGCAAATTATGCTCGAGGAAATTGGCTATATCGGGATGGAAAAACTCAAAGATACAAAAATATGTGTTGTCGGTGCAGGAGGAATAGGAAACCCGGTTTTAGCTCAATTAGTTGGAATGGGAATAGGAGAGATTCGAATAGTTGACAGAGATGTAATAGAGATCTCTAATCTTCACAGACAACATTTGTACACTGATGCAGATATAGGAAAGGTAAAAGTTGAAGCTGCCTTAGAACGTTTACAGAAAATGAATCCTAGTGTTAAAATAGAAGCTATTCCTATTTCTGTTACTAAATTTACCGCTGAAAAAATTATTAAAGGATATGACATAGTTATTGATGCTTTGGATAGTATCGATGCTAGATATGCTCTAAACGATGCTTGCTTAAGACTAGGCATACCCTTTATTTATGCTGGAGCTCTTGGAATGGTTGGTTCAGTCTGTACTATTCTCCCCCATCAGAGTGCTTGTCTTAGATGCATCTTTCCTGAATTGTCTGAGGATGAAATGCCAACTTGTAGCACTGAGGGAGTACATCCGTCAATTCTTTATCTTGTGTCGGGAATTCAGGTATCTGAAGCAGTAAAAATCGCAATTGGACAGCAACCATCATTAGTCAATAAATTATTATACGTAGATCTAAATGATTTAGTTTTTGATAAAATTCAAATGAATAGACATGATGAATGTCCTTCCTGTGGATTACATGTTGAACAAAAAGATATCAAAATACCATCTATAATGGTAGAAGAATTATGTGGAAGAGATCGAGGCAAGAGAACGTATACTGTTACCCCGGCCCAAATTACAAACGAGGTTGATTTATCAAACATTTTGAAAATCGCCGAATCTAATGGATATATATTGAAATCAAAAGGCAATTTGGGCGTAACAGTGTCCTTTCAAAATCAACTACTTATTAGCTTCCTTACCAGTGGAGCTGCCACGATTGTGGGAGCGAAAAGCGAAGAAGAAGCATTGTCTATTTACAGTACTTTTACGGAGGAATTGAAACCAATAAGTTAG
- the thrC gene encoding threonine synthase, with product MGIISALKCRECNKEYSPRFLYICEDCFGPLDVHYKIDTTITKNTFESRSDLTYWRYFEILPIEDKKNIVSLNGSITPLQKADNLGDSLGGFKNLYIKNDSVNPTFSFKDRPAGVAVSKAKEMNLSAVGCASTGNLASATAAHAAKANLPCYIFAPSDIEDVKIVQALSYGGKFVAVDGTYDDANRIASVIGDSNGYGIVNINMRPYYVEGSKTLAFEVLEQLNWTVPDVLVIPVGSGAMLNAICKGFEEIMNLGLISDISNLRIIAAQPNGCAPIVDAYKNRSNEIIPVEKPKTVAKSLAIGDPGDGLYVLKRLRQFNGIGEKVTDSEIKNAILLLAKSEGIFTEPAGGVAVGVLKKLIEENKIDKDENIVCYVTGNGLKATESIADLLPTPSSVKPDIRLVSAMMH from the coding sequence ATGGGAATTATAAGTGCACTAAAATGTAGAGAATGCAATAAAGAGTATTCCCCAAGATTTTTATATATCTGTGAGGATTGCTTTGGACCGTTAGATGTCCATTATAAAATAGATACTACCATTACTAAGAATACATTTGAAAGTCGTTCAGATTTAACTTATTGGCGATATTTTGAAATTCTTCCGATAGAAGACAAGAAAAATATAGTCAGTTTAAATGGTTCGATCACTCCGTTGCAAAAAGCAGATAATTTGGGTGATAGTCTTGGCGGATTTAAAAATTTATACATTAAAAACGATTCTGTAAATCCAACTTTCTCTTTTAAGGATAGGCCAGCAGGGGTTGCAGTATCAAAAGCTAAAGAGATGAATTTATCTGCCGTGGGTTGTGCATCTACTGGAAATCTCGCATCTGCTACTGCCGCTCATGCAGCAAAGGCAAATTTACCTTGTTACATTTTCGCACCCTCTGACATAGAAGATGTTAAAATCGTACAAGCTTTGTCATATGGAGGCAAATTTGTAGCGGTAGATGGTACCTATGACGATGCTAATAGGATTGCTTCAGTAATTGGAGATTCTAATGGTTATGGAATTGTAAATATAAATATGCGACCATATTACGTCGAAGGCTCTAAAACACTAGCGTTTGAAGTATTGGAACAATTGAATTGGACCGTACCTGATGTGCTAGTAATTCCAGTAGGAAGTGGAGCTATGTTAAATGCCATTTGTAAGGGATTTGAAGAAATAATGAATCTAGGATTAATTTCTGATATTTCTAATTTAAGGATAATTGCTGCCCAACCCAATGGATGTGCACCTATTGTTGATGCTTATAAGAATAGATCTAATGAAATTATACCCGTGGAGAAACCTAAGACTGTTGCAAAAAGCTTAGCAATAGGGGATCCTGGTGACGGATTATATGTACTAAAACGTCTAAGACAATTTAATGGAATAGGGGAGAAAGTTACTGATTCTGAAATTAAGAATGCCATTTTATTGCTTGCAAAATCCGAAGGAATATTCACCGAACCTGCTGGTGGTGTGGCAGTAGGTGTTTTAAAGAAACTAATAGAGGAAAATAAAATCGATAAAGACGAAAATATAGTATGTTATGTTACTGGTAACGGACTTAAAGCTACCGAATCTATTGCTGATCTTCTTCCTACTCCTAGTTCAGTAAAACCTGATATCAGGTTAGTTTCCGCAATGATGCATTGA
- the hisI gene encoding phosphoribosyl-AMP cyclohydrolase, whose translation MLKSIDKIDFEKRNGIIPVVVQDIRTKDILMLGYANKYALTKTVETGNAHFWSTSHNRLWMKGEESGNIQPVEKILVDCDSDALLYLVNSMKPVCHTGNRSCFHNELG comes from the coding sequence TTGTTAAAATCCATTGATAAAATCGATTTTGAAAAACGAAATGGAATCATACCTGTAGTGGTTCAAGATATAAGAACTAAAGATATTTTGATGCTTGGATATGCAAATAAGTACGCCTTAACCAAAACCGTTGAAACTGGAAACGCCCATTTTTGGAGTACTTCTCATAATAGATTGTGGATGAAAGGCGAAGAATCGGGGAATATTCAACCAGTAGAAAAAATATTGGTTGATTGTGATTCTGATGCATTATTATATCTGGTTAATTCTATGAAACCAGTCTGCCATACAGGAAATCGTTCATGTTTTCATAATGAATTAGGCTGA
- a CDS encoding tRNA(Ile)(2)-agmatinylcytidine synthase, translated as MNNWNKPSDEKTLHIGFDDTDSINGRCTTHLSYLISNMLIRKFQVEFVDFPLLIRLNPNVPLKTRGNGAVCLRIRGRNYEKIKEEITHTIENYSELENGANPGLVFYEGNGIGKDLTSFSESAMDTILSKQLAIKIAIKNNMQFSIFGKGYGIVGALAAIGCLLESDHTFETIAYRSKENIGTNRKTDDFKVKKLSEESYPYTYNNFDIKNNRILITPRGPDPVFCGIRGEDPLITTLFLKNLCIEEELDGYMIFRSNQGTNLHLVKEKSGTNIKPYTAGRITCQVASKPSVINGGHVIFKIKDGFGGMLPVAVYQPTGLTKIASMLVIGDRIEVGYGAHLKSNNQFTLNLEYLIIKELARVYNIRNPACEKCFKNMKSEGKNKGYQCHICKTRIRNSGKIKTEKDRKLKSGLYIPEPIAHRHLTKPSSRYGMEKRFNSMEISYLLRSIKWIKDSGGLI; from the coding sequence ATGAATAATTGGAATAAACCTAGTGACGAGAAAACTCTGCATATAGGATTTGATGATACTGATTCAATAAATGGAAGATGTACTACCCATCTATCTTATTTAATATCAAACATGTTAATAAGAAAATTTCAGGTAGAATTTGTTGATTTTCCACTCTTAATAAGACTAAATCCCAATGTTCCTCTTAAAACTAGAGGAAATGGTGCAGTTTGTTTAAGGATAAGAGGAAGAAATTATGAAAAAATCAAAGAGGAGATCACTCATACCATAGAGAACTACTCCGAATTAGAAAACGGAGCCAATCCAGGTTTGGTTTTTTATGAAGGGAATGGCATTGGCAAAGACTTGACATCGTTTAGTGAAAGTGCTATGGATACCATATTAAGTAAACAACTAGCCATAAAAATAGCTATTAAGAATAATATGCAATTCAGTATTTTTGGAAAAGGATATGGAATTGTAGGTGCACTAGCAGCAATAGGGTGTCTTTTAGAGTCGGATCACACATTTGAAACAATTGCATACAGAAGCAAAGAAAATATTGGAACTAACAGAAAAACGGATGACTTTAAAGTAAAAAAATTAAGCGAGGAATCATATCCATATACCTACAATAATTTCGACATTAAAAATAATAGAATACTTATTACTCCTCGTGGTCCTGACCCAGTGTTTTGCGGTATTAGAGGAGAAGACCCCTTAATAACCACATTATTTCTAAAAAACTTGTGTATCGAAGAAGAATTAGACGGCTATATGATATTCAGATCCAATCAAGGAACGAATTTACATCTAGTCAAAGAGAAGAGTGGAACTAACATTAAACCATATACCGCAGGACGTATAACTTGTCAGGTTGCATCTAAACCATCCGTAATTAATGGTGGACATGTAATATTCAAAATAAAGGACGGGTTTGGTGGTATGTTACCCGTTGCGGTTTACCAACCTACAGGTCTGACAAAGATTGCAAGTATGTTAGTAATTGGAGATAGGATCGAGGTAGGATATGGTGCACATCTAAAATCAAATAATCAATTTACCCTCAACTTAGAATACCTCATAATCAAAGAATTAGCAAGAGTATATAACATTAGAAATCCCGCTTGCGAGAAGTGCTTTAAGAATATGAAATCAGAGGGAAAGAATAAAGGATATCAATGTCACATTTGTAAAACAAGAATTAGAAATAGTGGAAAAATAAAGACGGAAAAAGATAGAAAACTGAAGTCTGGTCTATATATTCCGGAACCTATTGCGCATCGACATCTTACCAAACCATCATCCAGATATGGTATGGAAAAGCGATTTAATAGTATGGAAATAAGTTATCTGTTAAGAAGTATAAAGTGGATAAAAGATAGCGGGGGGTTGATTTGA
- a CDS encoding ABC transporter ATP-binding protein yields MVAIESFNVSKIYKNSNKKALNDISLQIEEGKISTLLGRNGAGKTTFIRICSTQLLPTSGKVLVFGDDILKSPEKIRQKISIVPQEGRPLRALTPWDHIYNWLRIRGEKKEFASQKTSDILQRLDLFSAKDIPALNLSGGMKQKILVGMAMATESPLLFLDEPTIGLDPVSRRQVWSIIKDWKNKGITIVLTTHYMDEAEMLSDSIFIIDEGRVVSKGNMNDLRNTLNYQIRIDINISKDYNVYDLKNFINSFGKTISMSSDSIRLFTFEHNLREISDILVRNNLSFSVSPITLDDIFVNLVGGADME; encoded by the coding sequence ATGGTAGCAATAGAATCTTTTAATGTAAGTAAAATATACAAAAATTCCAATAAAAAGGCATTAAATGATATCTCTTTACAAATCGAAGAAGGAAAGATATCTACGTTATTGGGAAGAAATGGTGCCGGAAAAACTACCTTTATACGTATTTGTTCTACTCAATTGTTACCCACATCAGGAAAGGTGTTAGTATTCGGTGACGATATACTCAAGTCTCCAGAAAAAATACGCCAAAAAATTTCTATAGTTCCACAGGAAGGGAGACCTTTACGCGCATTAACTCCGTGGGATCATATTTATAATTGGTTGAGGATACGAGGCGAAAAGAAAGAGTTCGCATCGCAGAAAACCTCTGACATATTACAAAGACTTGATCTTTTTTCTGCAAAAGATATTCCTGCATTGAATCTATCGGGAGGAATGAAACAGAAAATATTGGTTGGGATGGCCATGGCAACTGAATCACCTTTGCTGTTTTTGGATGAACCTACTATAGGTTTAGATCCAGTATCACGACGACAGGTGTGGTCTATTATAAAAGATTGGAAAAATAAGGGAATAACCATTGTATTAACTACTCATTATATGGATGAAGCCGAAATGTTGTCTGATTCTATATTCATTATTGATGAAGGTAGAGTCGTTTCTAAAGGCAACATGAACGATTTAAGAAATACTCTAAATTATCAAATAAGAATTGACATCAACATATCAAAGGATTATAATGTTTATGATTTAAAAAACTTCATTAATTCTTTTGGGAAAACAATTAGCATGAGTTCTGACTCTATAAGATTATTTACTTTTGAGCATAATCTAAGGGAAATATCTGATATTTTGGTTCGTAATAATTTGTCATTTTCTGTATCTCCGATCACATTAGATGATATTTTCGTAAATCTTGTTGGTGGAGCTGATATGGAATAA
- the dnaJ gene encoding molecular chaperone DnaJ → MSKRDYYDVLGVQKTVTKDELKSVYRKLALKYHPDRNKSPEAEEKFKEISEAYAVLSDQDKRKRYDTYGHVGNEEVFRGSEDNFAEIFKDIGFGNVGDIFEQIFGRMGGGGGFNNDPFSFNSRTSNRRRRGRDLLYDVNMTLEDVVKGKKEEIQIPTIEDCSVCSGTGASPGTSPKICPTCNGQGQTRRVYNQNQFSTFISLDTCNTCHGEGKILEKPCNTCHGNGKVRKTNNLKIDIPSGVEDEVTLRIAGKGESVQGGMNGDLLVRVHVLPHQLFKVLDDGDLMYNYDVSFIDLILGTETRVPTIDGTEKLKIPACTKANAVFKIKGKGLPRYGKFGRGSQYVKIEVKLPDKINDTQKNLLKDLSKEFKKK, encoded by the coding sequence ATGAGTAAAAGAGATTATTATGATGTACTTGGAGTTCAAAAAACTGTTACTAAGGATGAGTTAAAATCTGTATATAGAAAACTTGCGTTAAAATATCACCCCGATCGTAATAAATCGCCTGAAGCAGAAGAAAAATTCAAAGAAATTTCTGAAGCATATGCTGTACTATCCGATCAAGACAAACGTAAACGATATGATACATATGGTCATGTGGGTAATGAGGAAGTATTTAGGGGATCTGAAGACAATTTCGCAGAAATTTTTAAAGATATTGGCTTTGGTAATGTAGGCGACATTTTTGAACAGATTTTTGGTAGAATGGGCGGCGGCGGCGGCTTTAACAATGATCCCTTTAGCTTCAATTCCAGAACCTCAAACAGAAGAAGAAGAGGCAGAGATTTACTATATGACGTAAACATGACTTTAGAGGACGTAGTTAAAGGTAAGAAGGAAGAGATACAAATTCCAACAATCGAAGACTGTTCGGTTTGTTCCGGGACAGGTGCTTCCCCAGGAACTTCACCAAAAATTTGTCCGACATGTAACGGCCAAGGTCAAACCCGCAGAGTCTATAACCAAAATCAATTTTCCACCTTTATTTCGTTAGACACCTGTAATACCTGCCACGGAGAAGGTAAAATACTAGAAAAGCCTTGTAATACTTGTCATGGTAATGGTAAAGTTAGAAAAACCAATAACCTAAAGATCGATATACCTTCTGGTGTTGAGGATGAAGTAACACTAAGAATTGCTGGAAAAGGAGAAAGTGTTCAGGGTGGAATGAATGGCGATTTATTGGTACGCGTACATGTACTCCCGCATCAACTTTTTAAAGTACTTGATGATGGCGATTTGATGTATAATTACGATGTTTCATTCATTGACTTGATATTAGGAACGGAAACAAGGGTTCCAACCATAGATGGAACTGAAAAATTGAAAATTCCTGCTTGTACCAAAGCTAATGCTGTTTTTAAAATCAAAGGAAAAGGTTTGCCAAGATATGGAAAATTTGGAAGAGGGAGCCAATACGTAAAAATCGAAGTAAAATTGCCTGATAAGATTAATGATACTCAAAAAAATCTATTAAAAGATTTGTCAAAGGAATTCAAAAAAAAATGA